A stretch of DNA from Rhizobium sp. EC-SD404:
GTGCAGCCGGAGGGCTGACCGATGAGCAGCCATCAAATTGATATGTTTTCTGAGCCGGCAGTTGGTGACGGCGAGGATGACGGCATCAATCGGTGCGTCCCTCTTCAATGCCCCATTGACGTTTTCACGAACGAAGCAGGTGGCGTGACGATCCGGCAAGATCAGACCGGGTGGATGGGCTTGGAAGTCATCATCGCCATGAGTGATGTGGCTGCAGTCCGTGCAGTCATTAAGGCTCTTCAGCGTGAAATTGGGGATGCCAACCGATGAGCAATCAGAAACGGGCAATTCCAAAGGGTGAACGCTGGGCGCCTATGATTTTGGACACGATGGAGCAACCTGCCTGGGGCGCGTTGTCAACGACGGCGCAGGCGCTCTATCCATGGCTCAAGCTGGAGTGGCGGGGGCCGAAGGCGAACAACAATGGCAATATCCAACTGAGCGTGAGGCAGGCCGCGCAACGCCTTGGGGTGACGCGTGACACAGCAGCGGAAGCTTTCAGAGATCTGCAACGAAAAGGCTTCATCGTCCAGACTGCGCAAGCAGTTCTCGGGATCGAAGGTGCGGCCAAGTCGGCTTGCTACGAGATCACCGAAATAAAGATGCCAGCATCTGAAAAAGACGGGCGGAAGCTGTACCGGGACTGGCAACCTGGGAACGACTTTCCTTGCCAGCGGACAGGAGCGAACAACCCGTCCGGACGCAATGGCAGGAAAAAACCCTGTCATGTTTTTCGGGACGTGCCTGTCCTGAAAACCGTGACGAATTCGGGGGCACTGTCATGAAAACCGTGACGCGCTGTCCTGAAAACCGTGACGGAAGGTGCCAATCCATAGCCTCGTCCGTCATGATAATCGTGACATCCTTATTCTACCATATACATACTGGCTGCGAGGTACGGACATGATGACCAATCATCCGCCTCGCCCGCATTGGGAATCTGGCCGACAAGTCATTGTCTTCCCGATGGTGAACCGAACTAGCCGCGTTCGGATGACAGCTCAAAAGCTGATGGCCAAACCAACAGACAGAGCTGCCGAATCTTACCAAAATCAGGTGACAGCGGGCTTGGTTAAAGCTTTCGAGACGGTCGGCATTCCTGAAGACGTGCAGAGTGCGCAGATCAGCGCATTTTGGCGGGCCGTTACTGCGGAAATCAACCGCCTCCATTACAGCGGCCACGACCATGGGGGCGCCGCATGACGCATATGTTTCGAGACCGATCTGGAAGCGATACGCAGCCGCACCAAAAGCGGGACAGGATCGAAGTCGCTTTCTTGAATGATCCCAAAGATTTGGAAGCTGCCGGCGAAGGCAAGCGGGACAGCAGCGGGACACGGGCGGGACAGGATCGGGACAATGGATTTCCCCCAAACGGGGAAACGCTTCCGAAATGCTGCCTGCTCAAGCGCCGCAATTTCCGAAATGAAAGGCGATAACCGATGACCATTGCCGAAAGACAAGCGCGCGAAGCGCACGACCGCGAGAACCCATGGCGCCAGATGAACGAACGGCGCAGGCCTGGGCTCATGTGCAACTTGATGATCCAAGACAGAGCCGGCCACCACGACACGGAACGGCTCTATGTGGAGATGGATCTGGGGAAGTGGTGGGACGTCGATGCAAACAGCCCGGTCTATCATAACGTCCTCAATTGGCGCGCAGCGTACATCACGATGTCCAAGGAGGTGCGCGATGCACGACTGAGGCGCTACGAGGAAGGGCTAAGATCATGACGGCTTCAAAGCGTTGGGCCAAACGTCCAGTCAAGCGCGTGGGGAAAACCTACGAGATCAATCACGAAGCCTTCACGGTCGGCTTGCACATATTCTGCGATGGCGCATGTGAGCCAAATCCCGGGCCGGGTGGCTGGGGCGTGGTGACGTACAGGGACGGCGTGGAATTGTCTTCGCTGTCTGGTGGGGAGCCTGACACCACGAACAACCGAATGGAGCTGACGAGCCTCTTGGCGGCTCTGGGCGTTGCCTCGGGGCTCGATGAACCGTGCGTCATCTGGTGCGATAGTCAGTATGCCGTGACGGGTGCCAATGAATGGTCCATCGCCTGGAAGCGGAACGGCTGGCAACGCGGCGGGCCAAACGCTGATCCTAAGAACCGTGTCTTGCTCAATGCCGAAATCTGGAGAGCGATTGACGCGGCCAAAGGCACGGCGCCGATGGCAAAAATAAAATGGTGCAAGGGCCATGCGGGGATTGCCGGCAATGAGCGTGCGGACGAGTTGTCCACGCAAGGCCTTTCCGAAGCCCTCGGGGTTGGGGAAAGCGGCGATTATCTGACGGATCAATACCGGATGATGTTCGCCGAATAGTGCAAGAGTCTCAAAGGTTTGCTATGTTGCGCTACAACCAATCGAGGCGCAAAGATGCTGAAGACCAAGCCGCGTAGCAAGTTGCCTGAAGAGGGTTTCGAAGGTGCTGAGGTCCGCACGGAAACGGTGCGGATCTCGCGGTCACGGACAGAGCAACGCACAACGCGGGCAATGCCTGGGACGTTTGAGTGGCGCTATGGGCGTGACAGCTCGGACCCACTTTATATGGCCGGATCTCATTTCGCTCGTCTTTGGGAAAGAGCGAGCAACCTGCACGGCGGCTCGATCAATTACGATAGCGCTGGCGGTGGTGGCTGGAAGGGGCTTCCGGACGGACGCGCGGTCGCCATGCAAGAGCTGCAAGTGCTCATGAAAGAGTTGGGCAAACTCTGCTCGGCACGCCTGACCAACTATTGCGTTCTTGGCCACACGTCTGCCGAGTTGGGCTCAACGTTCAACATGCCGGAACGTGATGTCCCAGCCATCTTGAATCAGGATCTGCGAGCTGTGGCTATGTGCCTGCGGTACATGTGAAGCCGTTGACTTTCAACGCGAAAGACCCCATGGTCTGCGTATTGTGGTGTTCTGTGTCACTTGTCCTTGGAAGTTGCCATGACGCAGTCCACATCCCCTAAAAATGAAGCCGACACGCCCGAGGATGATGCTCGTTTGCACGTCCCATATCGGTTGGCCGATATCGTGCCGATCGCATTTCCGAACGGTGGAATGACCGTCAACGGCCTACGCAATGAAGTGCGGAAGGGCCGGCTCGATGTTTACCTGATCGCCGGCAAACACTTCACGACGCTAGCGGACATCGAAGAGATGAAAAAGCGGTGCGTTGTGCGGCAAGACACCCGGGACTAGGCCGTCATGAGGCCACCCGTCTACAAGGAAGAATTCAAGACGAAGTCATTCACACCAGACACGCTAGCGGAGCGCTGGCAGTGTTCTCCGCAACATATCCGCGACTTGGTAAAACGTGGGGAGTTGCCCTGCTTCCGTGTCGGGCGGCTAATTCGAATCACCGTCGAAACGGTGCTGGCGTACGAACGTGGGCAACCGCTTGTGTCACCCCGACCTGAGAAGCAGCGCGGATATCTCTAGCGTCGAGCTTGCCAATCTTTGTGCAGTAGCCACTGCGTGTTCGGCTACGTCAGCCCTAGAGCCTGAATTCGTCAGCCCGCGGTGGTACATATCTTCTTGCTTCACAGACTCATCTGGTGAGCCAGACCACAAGTTTAGTCACTTGGGCAATCAGCGTTTTTTGGTAGCCGCCGCTTCTGCTCCCTTTTTGTACCCATAGGCGTAATCAGTGTAGCCGAGCGGCACCAACACCAGTGGTGCCAGAGGCACCAACACCATTGAACCGGCTACAAATTTGTAGCCATCCTCAAAGCCTTCTTCGAATGTGCGGTCTGGGCTAGCATCGCGATCCATCATCCCTAGGACTTTCCATCGATTGCAATCAATTGGGCGTTGTGAGGCTAGAGTTTCATCCGTTCGCACAAACCGTCTAATTCCCAAGTCACTTCCGTGCCTGTTTCGACGCCGACCAATATCTGGAAAGATGCTGACAACGAATAGGTGATACTGGACGGTCGCCCTTGCTCGGCGCACTGGTCCTCCGCGATCATCTCCCCCACTCGCCCAATCACGTTTAAAGATCGCTGAATGTCGTCTTCGGTATCTGCCGAAGCAAACGCAGCGTCAGTCTCGCTAGGATCGGGCTCGCTCACCGTAACTTCGGTTAGGCCTTCGGCCGCGAGTGTTTCGTTCAGATGATGAATGAAATCCTCATGATGAAGCGCGTCCTGCGCGGATAACGACATTGGCCAAGCTACGGCCGTGATTAGAATAATCCGAAACATTTTGTTCTCCCCCGCAACGAATAACAGCCTAATGCAATTGATAGCCTCTGCAAGCTTCAGCAGGGCGAGCCGGGTCGGTGAAGGCTATCCTTCTGCAAGCGATATCAGTGACCAATGCAGGATCGATGCCAAGTGAGACCACAGTCCAGGGAGACTGGTTAGTGGACCCTCTGCATCCGTTGGACCAATACCTAGTTCTGGCTCTTCAAGAACCTGACTTGCTGCAGGCTCGGGATGAGGAATGCTTGATAGCCTGCCTTGCGAGCAGCTCGGTTGGGTGGTGAGCGCTGCTCGTCTTTTACGACGTTGGCCCAATACTGAGGACGTTTTCGCGCGGTGACTGGAAGCGGGCTGCCGATGATCTCCTCGATTTTGTCGAGCGATAGGATCAACTCGTTCTCGCGCCTTCCGGCTAGGTAGTGGGTGAGCATTTCATACGTAGCCAACGGATCCTCATCTTCGGCAAACAAGCTGTGTGGGACAGGCCACAAGCTAAAAGGGCGAGGTCAAGCGGTGGCGTCCATTTAGTGTCCCCCGTTCTTTAATCAAAGTACGCTCGCGCGACGTAAGATCCGTCGCCAGGCAGTTTTCAACAATTCGGAGAGTGATCTTTCTGCCTTCACGATGCGCCCGCTCCAGCTCGACATGGACAGGACGGAAGGCCTTCGGCTTCTTGGTGCGATAGGGTCTACCCTGGATGATCTTACGGACGTTGCGCTCGTATTCTTTAAGCGGGCGAGACGCGTGCGTGAATTTTCCCACGTATGAACCTGCACCCTCGATGACCCACTCGTAGATGCCCGGTCGGCTAAGGTTCGCGCCATCAGCAAATTCGAGCACGTACCAGTCTTTGAGACCTGATGTCGGACCGTCCATTTGAAGTCTCCTTTAGGAATTGCGAACACGAACGGTGTGGGTACCACTGGCGCCATGAACTCCCTCAAATACCTCCTCCTCCAGGGGATCAAAAGACACGAGGCAGTCCGGCTCATACTGATTGCCCAGGCGAAAGTGGCAAGAGTGAAAGAGACTCATCCGAGGGTGCGGTGAGATCGGCAGCCATTTGCATGCCTCGAAAACACATACTGAGCACCTCCCCAGAAATCGGACGGTGACGGAAGCTACGATCTGACGTCTGCTGATCTCCAATGACGAGGAGATCAGAACATGCGCAAACGCAGGAACCATGACGCGGGCTTCAAGGCTCGCGTGGCGCTGGAAGCCGTGAAGGGCGGACTATAACCCGCTCACCAACGAGGGCGGCGCGCCGCTGGCGGCGAGAGACTGTTGCCCTTGATTTGGTTTAGGATTGCTCTTATGTGGCGGTTCTTTGAGATTTCTTGAAAGTTCGCTTTTGCGGATTTGACGGTGCTGTTGATGGGGCTTTCGGGCTTTGGTTGGCGGCAAGGACGGATTGTTGCCTTTGGGTGATGTGTTCGTCGGTTTTTTGACAATTGCATAATGGGAAAGAGAAACGTGGGCGGCGTGTGCTCGCGGACTGGCCGGAAGGCTGGTTCGACAAGAGACATGGCGGTCACGTTTTGACAAGAGACACTTTTGTTTCCTTATGGAAACGGAAGGTTCTCGTCGATTCAGACGTGACAGTAAGCCATAGATCATTTTCTCAACATGAGAGTTTGATCCTGGCTCAGAACGAACGCTGGCGGCAGGCTTAACACATGCAAGTCGAGCGCCCCGCAAGGGGAGCGGCAGACGGGTGAGTAACGCGTGGGAACGTACCTTTTGCTACGGAATAGCTCTGGGAAACTGGAATTAATACCGTATGTGCCCTTCGGGGGAAAGATTTATCGGCAAAAGATCGGCCCGCGTTGGATTAGCTAGTTGGTGGGGTAATGGCCTACCAAGGCGACGATCCATAGCTGGTCTGAGAGGATGATCAGCCACATTGGGACTGAGACACGGCCCAAACTCCTACGGGAGGCAGCAGTGGGGAATATTGGACAATGGGCGCAAGCCTGATCCAGCCATGCCGCGTGAGTGATGAAGGTCTTAGGATTGTAAAGCTCTTTCAACGGTGAAGATAATGACGGTAACCGTAGAAGAAGCCCCGGCTAACTTCGTGCCAGCAGCCGCGGTAATACGAAGGGGGCTAGCGTTGTTCGGAATTACTGGGCGTAAAGCGCGCGTAGGCGGGTATTTAAGTCAGGGGTGAAATCCCAGAGCTCAACTCTGGAACTGCCTTTGATACTGGGTACCTAGAGTCCGGAAGAGGTGAGTGGAATTGCGAGTGTAGAGGTGAAATTCGTAGATATTCGCAGGAACACCAGTGGCGAAGGCGGCTCACTGGTCCGGTACTGACGCTGAGGTGCGAAAGCGTGGGGAGCAAACAGGATTAGATACCCTGGTAGTCCACGCCGTAAACGATGAATGTTAGCCGTCGGGCAGTTTACTGTTCGGTGGCGCAGCTAACGCATTAAACATTCCGCCTGGGGAGTACGGTCGCAAGATTAAAACTCAAAGGAATTGACGGGGGCCCGCACAAGCGGTGGAGCATGTGGTTTAATTCGAAGCAACGCGCAGAACCTTACCAGCCCTTGACATCCCGATCGCGGTGAGTGGAGACATTCACCTTCAGTTAGGCTGGATCGGTGACAGGTGCTGCATGGCTGTCGTCAGCTCGTGTCGTGAGATGTTGGGTTAAGTCCCGCAACGAGCGCAACCCTCGCCCTTAGTTGCCATCATTAAGTTGGGCACTCTAAGGGGACTGCCGGTGATAAGCCGAGAGGAAGGTGGGGATGACGTCAAGTCCTCATGGCCCTTACGGGCTGGGCTACACACGTGCTACAATGGTGGTGACAGTGGGCAGCGAGACAGTGATGTCGAGCTAATCTCCAAAAGCCATCTCAGTTCGGATTGCACTCTGCAACTCGGGTGCATGAAGTTGGAATCGCTAGTAATCGCGGATCAGCATGCCGCGGTGAATACGTTCCCGGGCCTTGTACACACCGCCCGTCACACCATGGGAGTTGGTTCTACCCGAAGGCGCTGCGCTAACCGCAAGGAAGCAGGCGACCACGGTAGGGTCAGCGACTGGGGTGAAGTCGTAACAAGGTAGCCGTAGGGGAACCTGCGGCTGGATCACCTCCTTTCTAAGGAAGATCGAGAATTGGAAAGACGCCGGTCAGGGCAACCTCGCCGGATGATCCTTCTCCATCTTATTAGAACATAGATGGCACCAGTCAGGTGACCATCGCTGAAATACGCTGGATGGCCGTTCGGCTGTCCCTTGAGCGCAAGCGAAAGGGACAAGCTAGCCGAGCCAAATCACAGTATGGCGAGTACCGCCGCCTTCGTTTCTCTTTCCTGGAATGACAATGTCTGGCCTTGTTGGCTGCCGGCTTTTTAGTTTGGCGCCGATTGGCCGTTCATGGGCTTGGGCTCTTGATGCCTGGACGGTTGGGACACTGAACGTCTCTTTTGTTCGTGCTTCGACTGACGGGTCTGACAATATCGGGCCCGTAGCTCAGTTGGTTAGAGCGCACCCCTGATAAGGGTGAGGTCGGTAGTTCGAATCTACCCGGGCCCACCACTCGCCTATCGGCTCCTGTCGGGCCCGTGTAGCGTCTTTGTTTGTTCGTCTTCGGAGCGGTGCTCCGGCGGGCGAACGGGCCGGGCTTCATGCCTCGACTGACTGCCTTTGGCGCGTGAGCGCAAAGAATTGGGGCTGTAGCTCAGCTGGGAGAGCACCTGCTTTGCAAGCAGGGGGTCAGCGGTTCGATCCCGCTCAGCTCCACCATTTGTTTTGGTGGATTGGTGGGTATCGAAGCAGAGCTTCGCAAGGCCAACCGGCCGTCGGCGATCGTTTGCCGCGCCAACGCAGCGCTTACAGCGCGTGCGTTCAAGCAAAGTCATTCCGTGAAAGTTACAAGTTTGCACTGCCTGGCCGTTTGGCCGGCGCATGTGCCTGTTATGCAAAAATCGTGAAGAGAAGATCGTGTCTGGATGTCTCCATCCTGATCGTTCGAGCCGTGAGGCTTCGGGGGATCGTTCAAGGGTTGGGGCCATGCAGTTACTAGCGGTCGGTTGAGGGTCGAGCTTAGGCTTGGCACGAAGACCGTCCGACGTTGACGTTGCCTGACCGCGCGTCATCGGACACGATCTCAGAGAAGCTGGTCTTAATGGCCTGGCTGCGGAGACTACCGGCGTAGGCTCCACAATGCAGACAGGCCGAAAACACGTCGATGAGACGGCGCCTTCTAGAACCAGCCTGCAGTTATCGTTAGCTGCGGGTCGCTAGGCGTCTTCGTCATGATGGACCGGGTTGTAAAAGGTAACCTGGTTTTTTGGGATGTACGGTTCGGACGATGTCCGGTCCGTGCGTCAGCTTCGGCACCCCTTCGAGCGCAAGCGAGAGGGAAAGGTTTGCCGAAGCCAGTCAAATAATGATGATCATTGGCAATGAGAACGATCAAGTGTCGTAAGGGCATTTGGTGGATGCCTTGGCATGCACAGGCGATGAAGGACGTGATACGCTGCGATAAGCCATGGGGAGCTGCGAATAAGCTTTGATCCGTGGATTTCCGAATGGGGAAACCCACCTTAGATCTCTAGAAAATTTAAGAGGTTCTTTTTGAACCTCTTATCTTTCTAGAGATCGTTAAAAGGTATCTTATTCTGAATACATAGGGATAAGAAGCGAACGCGGGGAACTGAAACATCTAAGTACCCGTAGGAAAGGACATCAACCGAGACTCCGTCAGTAGCGGCGAGCGAACGCGGACCAGGCCAGTGGCTTTGGAAGATAAAGCGGAACGATCTGGAAAGGTCGGCCATAGAGGGTGACGGCCCCGTACGCGTAAATGCTTTCAAAGTCCTTGAGTAGGGCGGGACACGTGAAATCCTGTCTGAACATGGGGAGACCACTCTCCAAGCCTAAGTACTCGTGCATGACCGATAGCGAACCAGTACCGTGAGGGAAAGGTGAAAAGCACCCCGACAAGGGGAGTGAAATAGAACCTGAAACCGGATGCCTACAAACAGTGGGAGCCATCATTGGTGACCGCGTACCTTTTGTATAATGGGTCAGCGACTTAGTGTACCGAGCAAGCTTAAGCCGATAGGTGTAGGCGCAGCGAAAGCGAGTCTGAATAGGGCGATTTAGTTCGATGCATTAGACCCGAAACCGAGTGATCTATCCATGAGCAGGTTGAAGGTTGGGTAACACCAACTGGAGGACCGAACCCGCATCTGTTGCAATAGATTGGGATGACTTGTGGATAGGGGTGAAAGGCCAATCAAACTCGGAGATAGCTGGTTCTCCGCGAAATCTATTTAGGTAGAGCGTCGATTGAATACCCTCGGGGGTAGAGCACTGGATGGGCTATGGGGACTCACCGTCTTACTGATCCTAACCAAACTCCGAATACCGAGGCGTACTGGTCGGCAGACACACGGCGGGTGCTAACGTCCGTCGTGAAGAGGGCAACAACCCTGACCTCCAGCTAAGGTCCCCAAGTTACGGCTAAGTGGGAAAGGATGTGAGACTCCCAAAACAACCAGGATGTTGGCTTAGAAGCAGCCATCATTTAAAGAAAGCGTAACAGCTCACTGGTCTAAATAAGGGGTCTTGCGCCGAAAATGTACCGGGGCTCAAGCCGTACACCGAAGCTGAGGATGTGTGCTTGCACACGTGGTAGCGGAGCGTTCCGTAAGCTGATGAAGGAAGACCCGTGAGGGCTTCTGGAGGTATCGGAAGTGAGAATGCTGACATGAGTAACGATAAAGAGGGTGAGAGACCCTCTCGCCGAAAGACCAAGGGTTCCTGCTTAAAGTTAATCTGAGCAGGGTTAGCCGGCCCCTAAGGCGAGGCAGAAATGCGTAGTCGATGGGAACCACGTTAATATTCGTGGGCCTGATGGTAGTGACGGATTGCGACTGTTGTTCATCCTTATTGGATTGGATGGGCTGCTTAGCGGTTCCAGGAAATAGCTCCATCATTATAGACCGTACCCGAAACCGACACAGGTGGTCAGGTAGAGTATACCAAGGCGCTTGAGAGAACTGCGTTGAAGGAACTCGGCAAATTGCACGCGTAACTTCGGAAGAAGCGTGACCCTTTTTGACGCAAGTCAGATGGGGTGGCACAGACCAGGGGGTAGCGACTGTTTATCAAAAACACAGGGCTCTGCGAAGTCGCAAGACGACGTATAGGGTCTGACGCCTGCCCGGTGCTGGAAGGTTAAGAGGAGGGGTGCAAGCTCTGAATCGAAGCCCCAGTAAACGGCGGCCGTAACTATAACGGTCCTAAGGTAGCGAAATTCCTTGTCGGGTAAGTTCCGACCTGCACGAATGGCGTAACGACTTCCCCGCTGTCTCCAACGCAGACTCAGTGAAATTGAATTCCCCGTGAAGATGCGGGGTTCCTGCGGTCAGACGGAAAGACCCCGTGCACCTTTACTATAGCTTTACACTGGCATTCGTGTCGGCATGTGTAGGATAGGTGGTAGGCTTTGAAGCGTGGGCGCCAGCTCGCGTGGAGCCATCCTTGAAATACCACCCTTATCGTCATGGATGTCTAACCGCGGCCCGTCATCCGGGTCCGGGACAGTGTATGGTGGGTAGTTTGACTGGGGCGGTCGCCTCCTAAAGAGTAACGGAGGCGCGCGATGGTGGGCTCAGAACGGTCGGAAATCGTTCGTCGAGTGCAATGGCATAAGCCCGCCTGACTGCGAGACTGACAAGTCGAGCAGAGACGAAAGTCGGTCATAGTGATCCGGTGGTCCCGCGTGGAAGGGCCATCGCTCAACGGATAAAAGGTACGCCGGGGATAACAGGCTGATGACCCCCAAGAGTCCATATCGACGGGGTTGTTTGGCACCTCGATGTCGGCTCATCGCATCCTGGGGCTGGAGCAGGTCCCAAGGGTTTGGCTGTTCGCCAATTAAAGCGGTACGTGAGCTGGGTTCAGAACGTCGTGAGACAGTTCGGTCCCTATCTGCCGTGGGTGTAGGAATATTGAGAGGATCTGTCCCTAGTACGAGAGGACCGGGATGGACGTATCTCTGGTGGACCTGTTGTCGCGCCAGCGGCATAGCAGGGTAGCTATATACGGAAGGGATAACCGCTGAAGGCATCTAAGCGGGAAACCCACCTCGAAACGAGTGTTCCCTATCAGAGCCGTGGAAGACGACCACGTTGATAGGAGGCGTGTGGACGCGCAGCAATGCGTGAAGCTTAGCCTTACTAATAGCTCGATTGGCTTGATCGTTCTCATTGATCAATGATCATCATGTGCAGCAAAGCTGCACATGAAATTGTTCTGTCCTCACGCTGTCGCGTTCTTCGAACGCTTCGCTCCGGACGGGATGCGCCACAAGGCGCGACGGCCGCTTGGCCTTGCGGAAGCTTCGCTTCCGTCTGGTGCCAAACGGGTGTTCAAAGACGTGTTTTGAAAATTAAGAAGAGCCTCGGCTCGCCAGCTTCTCTGAACAACGCTTTTGCGCTTTGCCGACCTGGTGGTTCTGGCGGGGTGGCTGCACCCGGTCCCATTCCGAACCCGGCCGTGAAACGCCCCAGCGCCGATGGTACTTCGTCTTAAGACGCGGGAGAGTAGGTCGCCGCCAGGTCTGCAAATCGCAAAAGCTTCTTCTCATCACAAATATCGGCAAAAGCCGAAAACAAAGGCCGCAACACGCGGCCTTTTTTGCTTCCTAAAACCGGGAAACACCCCGGTAAACGCAAAAAAACAACCCGGGGTGGAGCAGCCCCCGCCGACCCGAACAAGGCATCCGCCTTCGAGGTACGACAAAAAACCGGCCAAGACCGGAAGGCTCAAAAATAACGCGGGGTGGAGCAGCCCGGTAGCTCGTCAGGCTCATAACCTGAAGGTCGTAGGTTCAAATCCTACCCCCGCAACCACTTTTACCGAACGCCCGATATCATCACTAAGCTCGCTCTCCTTCGACGGAAGAGCAATGAGCTTCAGGATGTCGCCGCTTAAGTCGGCCACGGGTTCTCCTCCTTCCCATCGCACATCGACACGCTCAATCAGGCTCCGCAGGATCTCGATCGCCTGCGGGCGTGCCTCGTCGTCATTGAGCGAGGTCTGCAAGGCGTCAACCTTCTGACGGTAAGCCTCTCCTAGGTTCGGATGAAACAGCGGCCGCGCGGCAGGTGCCGCAACGAGCTTTGCCTTCAGAGCCGCACGTTCTTCTTCCATGGCAACAAGCCGCGCCTTGAGGCCCTCGGTCCGCAGGCCGTCGGCGATTGCGTCGTAGAGCCCTTCGATCTTCTGCTCAATCTTGGTCAGCGCGCGGCGAACCTCGGCATCGATCGCGCCGCGGTCGCCTTCGATGCGGTTCATCTCTTGATGAAATGCACCGACAAACTCAGCCACCAGATCGGGCGCCATCAGTCGATCCTTGAGGCCGCTTAGGATAGCCGCTTCCAGCTTCTCTCGACGGATGCTTTGCTTGACGCTGCAGCCGGCCTCAAGCCGCGCGGAACGACAGGCGAGGTAGTCGCGGCCGACGGATGCCAGCGGACCGCCGCAGGCGTGGCAGAACGCAATGCCGGTCAGCAGATGGCGCGGGCGCCGTTGCTCCCAGAATGCATGTTTGCGGATGTTGACGGATAGCGGCG
This window harbors:
- a CDS encoding DUF6074 family protein, translated to MMTNHPPRPHWESGRQVIVFPMVNRTSRVRMTAQKLMAKPTDRAAESYQNQVTAGLVKAFETVGIPEDVQSAQISAFWRAVTAEINRLHYSGHDHGGAA
- a CDS encoding ribonuclease H is translated as MTASKRWAKRPVKRVGKTYEINHEAFTVGLHIFCDGACEPNPGPGGWGVVTYRDGVELSSLSGGEPDTTNNRMELTSLLAALGVASGLDEPCVIWCDSQYAVTGANEWSIAWKRNGWQRGGPNADPKNRVLLNAEIWRAIDAAKGTAPMAKIKWCKGHAGIAGNERADELSTQGLSEALGVGESGDYLTDQYRMMFAE
- a CDS encoding helix-turn-helix domain-containing protein, with translation MRPPVYKEEFKTKSFTPDTLAERWQCSPQHIRDLVKRGELPCFRVGRLIRITVETVLAYERGQPLVSPRPEKQRGYL